Within Crassostrea angulata isolate pt1a10 chromosome 2, ASM2561291v2, whole genome shotgun sequence, the genomic segment atgTATGAATTATAATTGTCATCACGAAAATGGGGAATGCATTGAAGACAAAACGGTATGTTACCTAGTTTTAAGTATATATTCATACATGATATTATAGagcatatttaaataaaacaatgataatATGAAGCGAAAATGAAACTAATGTGAATGCCTAAACGTTGCCCCATTGTGCATATATAGTATAGTATGGAAAAAcgattcttcaaatcaattatgacgtcataatgatgCAATCACCAAAAGGACaatctggaatcatttactagatcttgaccttaaggaACGTTCACTATGCGcagaatatacatatataatatatcaattGAATCTACACATAAATATATTTCCGAAACATTATCTGTTGATATGTTTGTAGAAAATGTCAACTATTATTGTCATCGTTGGATTTATCGCTTTGGCCATTGTTCTCCTCATCACATTTGTATACAGGAGGTTATAGTTGTTTTATACATTTGCCTTCTTAAATGATTTATggaatttaatcatatttttattgccTCCAATTTAATGATATTGTTTGTATGTTTTACACAATTGATCTCTAAATGTATGTGTATGCATGACAGGTCTCGATTTAAGACTTTGGAACTACGTACAACATCTAATAGATACGATTATTCAACAGAAACGTTTAATCAATATGGTTAGTATGGCTGATTGTGGTTTTGTTTATTGAACGGtaattgtgtgtgtgttttttttattttaaaaagtgttttttttatctttattttcatgtaTTGATTTATATAGACGTTACACACAGAATGCAGAGTATTTCAACTTTTGACCAGACTAGTAACTTGGAAGAAAACATGCATTTACCAGGTCAAGATATAACGCTATGTCTACAGGATGACTCTTTTGTTAAAGCAAGCATTAGCAGGGCAATCAAAGACGAAACTATTGAATCGAATGGAAATCTACATGCAGACAATCCGATAGAAGAAACTGAAATCGGAGATAAacataatttagatattgatatTACTAAAGTAGAAGAAGTAATTAAAGAATACATGAAAAATGATGACAGTGGTTTTAAAGAAGAGTATGAGGTAGGAAgagctatatatattttttttatataaaaatatgatctAATTAAGTTCAcgtcatacttttttcatatatttatttctgtgatctcataaaatttaaagatttccttGTTTTACAGAACATATCATATGGAGAGCAATACTCGTGTGAAAACGGAAAGCTTCCTGAAAATATACCAAAGAATcgatttaaaacaatatttccaTGTAAGTATATCTATCAACTACTTCAATAAGAACAAAAGATATagtttaacatataaaaaaagaatatgttAATCAATGAATATGATTGATCTTATTccaataattttaattacttgTAGATGACCACTCTAGAGTAACCTTAGCAACACGAACTTCTGACTACATTAACGCTAATTATATTGATGTGAGTATAAATTGAAAAGACAcgaatacttaaaaaaaaataaacatactgtTTATGAGAAGGTGTTCAGCTGAAAAGAATcgatgtttatttcattttcagggAATTGGAcaagaaaatgtttacattgcaaCACAAGGTAATATTAATTATGTTTCATCGTATAAATAAGGCGTTAATATTTTTGTCAGAGATTAGGAGCTTATTGGGTTTTTTCCACAGGACCAAAGCAAACCACTGTCAATGACTTCTGGTTTATGGTCTGGCAGGAAAATGTAACACAAATCGTCATGTTAACAAATCTGATGGAAGGAGTCAAGGTAAAAACTGTTCAGCCTTACAAAGTCGAAAATATTCCCGTTCAATTCTTGCAGTTTAAAAGGCAACAACAAaattacaattattattttttaattgaaaagtcatataacaatattttttatcttttacagAATAAGTGTGCTAAGTATTGGCCTGACTTAGAAGCAAGCATGGATTGTGTGATGTTCACATTGATTACTATTGATGAAAGGCGTTATGCACATTACGTTATTCGTAGGCTGAAAATGACACATAACCTGGTAATGAGACAATTCTGTACAAGAACCtctggtacatgtaattcatactaaaaataaataaatattgttgcTGCTAAAATTAATATTCCTCAACCGGTCCATGATCGACATGGAATCTCATTATGCAAaaacttttgatttatattaaaaacatttcatcTTAGTAATCTTTTGATAATCCTTCAAAATATTTAGCTTttgaaaacatataaattaaaaaatatcatgaaggcatcaacatataatttagtTGAACTGACTATTAATCAAAATATGTGGTGTttcattagtttaaaaaatgaaaaacattgtggataatttttttttaaatctagatataataaaaaatacattgcatGTAACAGAGTTTcattgaggtttttttttttgcaattttagcaAAATAGGAATAAAACTGTCACCCATTATCATTACACTTCCTGGCCGGATCACGGTGTCCCGGATTCGCTTTGTCTTTTACTATTCCACAATCATGTgacaagaacaaaaaatatcagcGACAGAGGTCCAACTATTGTGCATTGCAGGTATGTTCATAGAATAGAACTGAAATAAGAAAATTGAAAGATCAAACGACAAAATGTTTGTGTGTACAATTTTTGTATCGGTGTGTTGCATTCCGCAAAGTTTATTTCggaattttacattatttttagtAGTTGACTTGCATTTTAATATAAAGAAGTGTAATATAAGAATATatactgtagtttcattaatattcaagggtatcaattatcgtggataaagtgaaattcacagtttcaaggatacgtaaattcgtggtcaatgacccaatcaataaaaaatgttaatagaaattgcatttcaatgcacatttaatttcgtggatcaacttaacaataaaatgcaCGAAAactggtattcaacgaatattaatgaaactacagtatatatatatatccaagaCGTACAAAACTTTACATTTCTGAAGAATGCTTGTAATAATAACCGaagtaattgtttttgtttcaacacGCTCTTTGTAATGTACTAATTATTTAATCTGAAAAGTGCTGGAGTTGGAAGAACAGGAACCTACATAGCAGTTGATGCCATGTATCATGAAATCCAAATGAATATCAAAATCAACATTGCTGAATTCGTAAAGAATATGAGAGAAAAAAGAATGAATATGGTCCAAacttatgtaaatatttgagaACTCATTTATTTCTATAAACATTGTATCAAAACTCGGaacgaaaacaaaaaaaaaaaacagatacaACTGatgacatattttttaaacaaaaaaaaatcgagTAATACATATGTTTCCAATCTTACAggtgtttatcatttttatattgatatttataagGATAGAGGTTACAAACTACTCAGTATATACTTTCCTTACAGAAACAATACAAAACAGTATATCTGACTCTCCACGAACTGTTTAAAGCTCAAACTACCATTGAAAATACAACGGAATTTCTACAGAAATTGCAGGCTGCAAAAACAGATCAACCGGCAAATACTTCTTTAATACGAAAAGAGTTTCAGGTATTCGTGTATAGTTGTAAAACATCTTTTCGAATACTTGGGTATCATTATTTAGATAAAGAAACTCGAATGGGAGTTTACTCAGTAAAAATCTGCATTATTCAACTCTTAGAAAATGGTACAATGTAATAATGCATTTGGCATGAATTGGCTAGGTTAAGTTTCTATCAAAATTGTTGTTTCTATAAAGACACAGTGCATGTAACAATCGCCTATATAAACATATTGTAGCTGCTTTTGACAATTCGGCCTCAGTACACAGAAGCCGATTACAAAATTGCGTCCGATTCAATGGATATGTCAACCTCAATTCTCCCTTGTAAGTAAAAAAAGAATACGTTATTccattgaaatatttgaaaattatttatcacTCCAtcatcttgtttttgtttttttacatataacaaaatagttgaataatttaaattgttttagtgGATGAATACGTGTTGTTTCTAACGTCAAGCGTTTCCGAACGTGGGAATTACATCAATGCAATAGCTGTGCCCGTAAgtcttaaaaaacaaacttgcAATATTGTGTAAGATATTGTTTACATTCATATCTATAACATTTACCAATATAACTCAAAAACGCATTGATAACCATTATCACTATTgactaaaatttaattaatatactttatGTTTATGATAGTCTTTCACCAAACGGGATAAATTTATCATCACTCACTATCAGAATCAAGCGAACGCTGTAGATTTCCTGCGACTTATAACTGATCACGAGTCCGAAGTTGTCGTCTGTATGGACCCTCTCAGCAGTGTTGAATCTGTACGAGCTTAAAATCTAAGACTTAATCtacagagaatttttttttttaaaacccatACATTTCTGATTTACATCTTATTGTATGTTGTGTTTTAAGAATATATTGTATGATGTATTACAGGCAGAGCAATGGTTGCCAACTATAACTAAAGCTAAGAGTCTGAGACCTTTCAAAATTGAACTTCAGGAAGaacataaaacagaaataagaTGTCGAAAAATAAGAATTTCTAACAAAGGGGTAAGCAATAGAATGATTATACAGATTTGTATAACTGTTATGCATGTCCATCAACTTTTTAAGTCATTTAAGTCAATGCAGTCTAAgctttgtcttttttttttcttagaaagAAGACAAAGGATGTTTGGTTGAATTTGTGGAACCATTGTATAGCGTTAATCTTAAGGAATCCCAGACGGCTTCTCAAATTCTTGGTTTGGTGTCATTGGTAGAGAGAATTGAAACAGACAACCCAATAACCGTCGTCAGCAGGTTTAACCTTTATTCGAAATACGAACTGAAACTTACTAATACTTAACAATAAACGGTTTCTGTTATCATCTATATTCAGTGTTAACGTGGTATGCTCCTTATATTCATTGTTAATCTGATTGGTAAAAGGGGAGCATTTTGTAAAGAATATGTTCGTTTCGTTTATTCCtatgcttatatttataaatatattagcggaaaaaaaatactgtgcattattaaatttagtataatttttctatatctattgtttgtatttataaattcaaacattcgAAAATGGTAATGTTTTTTATAATATCGGATGGTAACCGTCCGGGTGCACGGACTTTTTCATGGTTAGTGAGCACCTGTTgtttattgaagaatttgtaAGCACGAGTTTTACGGGCTAATACTGTTTGGAATAAGAACTGTAAGGGATTTGCTTACACTTTTTGTGTTAGGAAATCActttagtttcaacaaaatttaccccTATGTCATGCACGACTCAACGAAAACCAACGTAGTCGTGCTGTTGGGATGCTGCGAGCTGGAATGCCACAAAATACTGTAGCAAAACATTTTGGAGTTCATCTGAACACCATCCAGTCATTATAGAGACGCATTCACATTAGACTTGTGCATCTGACAAATCGTTTCCAGACAGCAAGTTTGGAACAGCAAGTTAGACCAATTTGTTCCAAGAACTGTGCGTAATCGTCTGCGCAAGCAAAGCATCAGACCAAGACGTCCAGCGGTGCGCCAAGTACTGC encodes:
- the LOC128174166 gene encoding receptor-type tyrosine-protein phosphatase T-like, with the translated sequence MWWWLSTVLGFFVLLENIAIEKPAYQQNPFIPGNDIYAARNAVDGRRTNLKWNGGQCAVAVSGQTATWWVNLTSIHSIHHITIYFLTNDKKFDSSNYLARSSLGFSVYVSNTTNRLQGTLCFKDTNFTGSTIPAVFNTTCIVNGQYVIYYNERLKHVKYPEGYSKLAESDLCEVEVYGCPTIGFYGSNCSIPCPDVNCRYCHIETGTCKGCKPGYQGHRCELSCPHGYFGEECADKCSDKCYGCNNINGLCDSRCHSGWRGDYCHEVCLHGFFGQDCSEQCHQACNGCNHVNGSCLSGCKQGWKGDMCREACYEGLYGLNCSEKCGHCQDIKQCFHLDGMCTTGCDAGFQGKLCKTPCNTGSYGMNCGKQCGHCRENDCHHKSGTCIIGCMAGYQGNLCLKHCNNTFYGINCTQKCNKRCMNYNCHHENGECIEDKTKMSTIIVIVGFIALAIVLLITFVYRRSRFKTLELRTTSNRYDYSTETFNQYDVTHRMQSISTFDQTSNLEENMHLPGQDITLCLQDDSFVKASISRAIKDETIESNGNLHADNPIEETEIGDKHNLDIDITKVEEVIKEYMKNDDSGFKEEYENISYGEQYSCENGKLPENIPKNRFKTIFPYDHSRVTLATRTSDYINANYIDGIGQENVYIATQGPKQTTVNDFWFMVWQENVTQIVMLTNLMEGVKNKCAKYWPDLEASMDCVMFTLITIDERRYAHYVIRRLKMTHNLQNRNKTVTHYHYTSWPDHGVPDSLCLLLFHNHVTRTKNISDRGPTIVHCSAGVGRTGTYIAVDAMYHEIQMNIKINIAEFVKNMREKRMNMVQTYKQYKTVYLTLHELFKAQTTIENTTEFLQKLQAAKTDQPANTSLIRKEFQLLLTIRPQYTEADYKIASDSMDMSTSILPLDEYVLFLTSSVSERGNYINAIAVPSFTKRDKFIITHYQNQANAVDFLRLITDHESEVVVCMDPLSSVESAEQWLPTITKAKSLRPFKIELQEEHKTEIRCRKIRISNKGKEDKGCLVEFVEPLYSVNLKESQTASQILGLVSLVERIETDNPITVVSRDGAALCGVFCAVYNLIQQLTMDEEIDMFSVVRLLQTRRPELCSSLEEYELIHEALYRFIKSRKEEHIYYNQ